Proteins from a single region of Salvelinus fontinalis isolate EN_2023a chromosome 15, ASM2944872v1, whole genome shotgun sequence:
- the slc25a47b gene encoding solute carrier family 25 member 47-B: MHFADFVAGSVGGAFGVAVGYPLDTVKVRIQTQRRFTGVWQCIHTTWKTEGANGFYRGMSMPVTTVSISSSVVFGVYRNVLQCLHQLRSTSTGLDFLPAKVDFFLSGLSGGVAQVSVMAPADIVKVRMQCQMVHQGLDAQQPKYRGPMHCLLTIAREEGFLGLYKGAGALALRDGPSFATYFTIYHVICEQLSPPGKTQPEWNVVLLAGGLSGMCGWCIGTPMDVIKSRLQVDGMGKRRYTGFFHCIAQSIRTEGPGVLFKGLGLNCIRAFPVNMSVFAMYEVVVRLLRPKT; the protein is encoded by the exons ATGCATTTTGCGGATTTCGTTGCTGGTTCCGTTGGAG GAGCCTTTGGAGTGGCTGTGGGGTATCCTTTGGACACAGTGAAG GTGAGAATACAGACACAAAGGAGATTCACAGGAGTTTGGCAATGTATTCATACTACATGGAAGACAGAAGGG GCGAATGGATTCTACAGGGGCATGTCCATGCCAGTCACCACTGTGTCCATCAGCTCCTCTGTAGTGTTTGGCGTCTACAGGAATGTCCTGCAGTGTTTACATCAACTACGATCCACCTCCACAGGTTTGGATTTTCTGCCAGCCAAAGTGGACTTCTTCTTGTCCGGGTTGTCAGGAGGTGTTGCCCAG gtatctgtgatggCACCTGCTGACATAGTAAAAGTACGGATGCAGTGCCAGATGGTACACCAAGGCTTGGATGCTCAGCAACCCAAGTATCGCGGCCCAATGCACTGTCTGCTGACCATCGCTCGTGAAGAGGGCTTCCTCGGACTGTACAAGGGAGCTGGTGCCCTCGCCCTGCGAGACGGCCCCTCCTTTGCCACCTACTTCACTATTTACCACGTTATCTGTGAGCAGTTATCCCCACCTGGAAAGACCCAGCCAG AGTGGAACGTGGTTCTGCTTGCTGGTGGACTGTCAGGGATGTGTGGCTGGTGCATAGGGACACCCATGGACGTGATCAAATCCCGTTTGCAGGTGGATGGTATGGGCAAGAGGAGATACACAGGTTTCTTCCACTGCATCGCACAGAGCATACGCACTGAGGGGCCGGGCGTTCTCTTCAAAGGCCTGGGCCTCAATTGCATACGGGCCTTCCCTGTCAACATGTCCGTGTTCGCCATGTACGAGGTGGTTGTGCGCCTCCTCCGACCGAAAACTTGA
- the LOC129811348 gene encoding mitochondrial basic amino acids transporter-like isoform X2, with amino-acid sequence MTGLYKGIGSPMMGLTFINAIVFGVQGNAMRRLGHDTPLNQFLAGASAGALQSVICCPMELAKTRMQLQGLGERKSKQKLYKNSLDCLVRIYRKEGFRGINRGMVTTLVRETPGFGIYFLTYDVLTRSLGCEPDDPYMILKLLFAGGMSGIASWISTYPVDVIKSRLQADGVGGHNKYNGIADCVRQSLKREGWRVFTHGLTSTLLRAFPVNATTFATVTLFLMYMRDDEGAVKDCEPQPAHSSLTVSPQQAQPSSL; translated from the coding sequence ATGACGGGTCTGTACAAAGGCATTGGCTCCCCCATGATGGGCCTGACCTTTATCAATGCCATCGTGTTCGGTGTCCAGGGCAACGCCATGCGCAGGCTGGGCCACGACACGCCGCTCAACCAGTTCCTGGCCGGAGCGTCGGCGGGCGCGTTGCAGAGCGTCATTTGCTGCCCCATGGAGCTGGCCAAGACGCGCATGCAGCTGCAGGGGCTGGGCGAGAGGAAGTCCAAGCAGAAGCTGTACAAGAACTCTCTGGACTGCCTGGTGCGCATCTACCGGAAGGAGGGCTTCCGCGGTATCAACCGGGGTATGGTGACCACGCTAGTCCGCGAGACACCAGGTTTCGGGATCTACTTCCTGACCTACGACGTACTGACGCGCTCTCTGGGCTGCGAACCCGATGACCCCTACATGATCCTCAAGTTGCTGTTTGCCGGAGGCATGTCGGGCATCGCCTCGTGGATCTCCACCTACCCCGTGGACGTCATAAAGTCCCGGCTCCAGGCAGACGGCGTGGGCGGCCACAACAAGTACAATGGCATCGCTGACTGTGTGCGTCAGAGCCTGAAGCGGGAGGGCTGGCGGGTGTTCACGCACGGCCTCACCTCCACGCTGCTCCGGGCGTTCCCCGTCAACGCCACAACCTTCGCCACCGTGACTCTGTTCCTCATGTACATGCGAGACGATGAGGGCGCCGTCAAAGACTGCGAGCCCCAGCCTGCCCACTCCTCGCTCACTGTGAGCCCACAGCAGGCCCAGCCCTCAAGCTTGTGA
- the LOC129811348 gene encoding mitochondrial basic amino acids transporter-like isoform X1, with translation MDFTLDFAAGCIGGAAGVLVGHPFDTVKVRLQVQSVDRPLYRGTYHCFQSIVRQESMTGLYKGIGSPMMGLTFINAIVFGVQGNAMRRLGHDTPLNQFLAGASAGALQSVICCPMELAKTRMQLQGLGERKSKQKLYKNSLDCLVRIYRKEGFRGINRGMVTTLVRETPGFGIYFLTYDVLTRSLGCEPDDPYMILKLLFAGGMSGIASWISTYPVDVIKSRLQADGVGGHNKYNGIADCVRQSLKREGWRVFTHGLTSTLLRAFPVNATTFATVTLFLMYMRDDEGAVKDCEPQPAHSSLTVSPQQAQPSSL, from the exons ATGGACTTTACATTGGACTTTGCAGCAGGATGCATAGGAG GTGCTGCCGGTGTCTTGGTCGGGCATCCTTTTGACACTGTAAAG GTACGACTCCAAGTTCAGAGTGTGGACAGACCTCTGTACCGCGGAACATATCACTGCTTCCAGTCTATCGTACGGCAAGAGTCG ATGACGGGTCTGTACAAAGGCATTGGCTCCCCCATGATGGGCCTGACCTTTATCAATGCCATCGTGTTCGGTGTCCAGGGCAACGCCATGCGCAGGCTGGGCCACGACACGCCGCTCAACCAGTTCCTGGCCGGAGCGTCGGCGGGCGCGTTGCAGAGCGTCATTTGCTGCCCCATGGAGCTGGCCAAGACGCGCATGCAGCTGCAGGGGCTGGGCGAGAGGAAGTCCAAGCAGAAGCTGTACAAGAACTCTCTGGACTGCCTGGTGCGCATCTACCGGAAGGAGGGCTTCCGCGGTATCAACCGGGGTATGGTGACCACGCTAGTCCGCGAGACACCAGGTTTCGGGATCTACTTCCTGACCTACGACGTACTGACGCGCTCTCTGGGCTGCGAACCCGATGACCCCTACATGATCCTCAAGTTGCTGTTTGCCGGAGGCATGTCGGGCATCGCCTCGTGGATCTCCACCTACCCCGTGGACGTCATAAAGTCCCGGCTCCAGGCAGACGGCGTGGGCGGCCACAACAAGTACAATGGCATCGCTGACTGTGTGCGTCAGAGCCTGAAGCGGGAGGGCTGGCGGGTGTTCACGCACGGCCTCACCTCCACGCTGCTCCGGGCGTTCCCCGTCAACGCCACAACCTTCGCCACCGTGACTCTGTTCCTCATGTACATGCGAGACGATGAGGGCGCCGTCAAAGACTGCGAGCCCCAGCCTGCCCACTCCTCGCTCACTGTGAGCCCACAGCAGGCCCAGCCCTCAAGCTTGTGA